ACAAGCTGTTGGAAACGGTGCATTACCTATGGTCTTACCGTACTGACTTTATTTactaaaaattcattttaggTTCTATTTCATAACCATAGCTTTTGGGGGTGTATAGGGAAAAGCGTTCATTTCTGCCTAGGCCCCCACTATGTGATGTGTAACCAAGATGTACATATTAACAATGTTAATATtgtaaaataagcattttcCAAATTCCATATTATCAATTCATAATTTATAATTCTGACATGCTTAcgttttttcttaattcagaagaagatttctgaaacattttcttgttctttttaagCTTTGCTCTCAAGTTAGTTGCCTTGGCGATTGCATCCTGCCTGTCTCTTGTTCGGGAATAGCTGATAGCCCACGCTGAATTGGGATCATTtgtaaatgaaaaggaaacactGCAACACTGTTAGGAGGAGTAAAGCCCTGTGGGAGTCTGCCAAGTGGGGCAGAACATGCCTGACTCCAGCAGAAAGAGCTGCACTCACTGGAAGTTTGTACTTTCTTATCTGACCCGAGTGATTCAGAGGAACTCAGTGGTTATTGCCTTAATTTCTCACACTGAAGATCAATGTTCATGCAAAGAGctagcagaaacagcagcacaggcatGGCTTTAGGTGTAGTCCAGTGTCCAGCGTCACCAAACAGTCAAAACTTTTTGCTGTGTTGCTAATGTGTTTCAGAGGGAGCTTTTTACAGCTTCTCCAGTCCAGGGGAAACGAATAAATGGTGGTGAAGCTCTTGAAAGTGCTTGTCATAGGGATGTTAAAAGGATATGGtccattttattctttcacagGCTCTGAATAGAAAGTATTGACAAAGAAATTAACTTCATATGTTTAGAGATGTTATGAATTAGGCATGGGTTGGAATGAAATGTGGGTCTGAACAGTAAAGACTGACAAAACCGGAGTGCATTTGAGCAATGACGGGAAGAGGGAAGATTATgtaaagtagtaaaaaaaaaaaaaggaagaagaaaggagttCTTAGATTATTGTAACTTTGTAGCAAGAAGACTGCTTTGGTCATTGTAGTTGAAAGGGCAGCTAAAAATGTGTTATTACTAGAGCCTGTTTTGTGTCTTTACCTTTTGTGCCAAAGCGTATCTATAGATGTAAAAAGTGGTACCCCACGTTTTGCTCAATTTAGAGTACTCCAAGCACATATTAAACCATGGCATCCATGTGACTAACTCTCAAACCAGATTCTGATTTTCTTTGGAGGTCTGAGGGCTAGTAGTGTTGGTGGGGCAAGGTTTAACATGACTAGTAATCAAGTTTGATCCAAGAAAGGGAGTTTGAGGGTGTTTGGAGCCATAGGAATGGGCTTAGGTTTCACTCAGgtaatttttcagatttcagcaGTGTTGCAGAAGCTAATGGAGGAGAATAACTGTTACTGGGTGTGGTCTGTGGCTCTCTTAGCTCCCAGGGTAGAACGGATAGATTTAGTAATCAATTTTTAATTGAGAATTGAGATTTAATGTGCCAGGACCTCTTAATAATCTGCAAGCATTTAAGCAAACACATTTCACGTTGCCATGGCATTGCAGTTGGACCACAGTTGCTAGCACACCCTACATGTTTAATAATGCATCCCACTTAAGCAGCTGTGGTTCAGAGTCAGTATTTCCCTTGCTGGTTTGTTCTGAAAGCTGTTATTGAAGACACTGATTATGATGTTAGTGCTTGGAATATTGTGTTTTTAATGTCAAGTAGAACAGActtgaaaaatgcagctttactctccttccctcctcaaAAAAAAGACACCCCACTAATGGAAATTGTGCCATTTGTTTCAGGTGTTCTTTTGCATGTTATGGGAGATGCACTTGGATCTGTGGTCGTGGTAGTTGCTGCTACAATCTTCCATGTACTTCCTCTGGGGAATGCTCCATGTAATTGGCAGTGCTACATCGATCCAAGCCTGACAATAATTATGGTGTTCATCATCTTGTCTTCTGCATTCCCGCTTATCAAGGAGACCTCAATTATTTTGTTGCAGATGGTTCCCAAAGGCCTTAATATGCAACTACTGAGTAAGTAAAATTTGTTGTTGAAAtgctattaattttaattatatatttcaATGCATATGTTATTTCTGGAATGACGTTTGGATTATTTACTCATAATAGCTCTAAATTTTCAAGAACCATGAGAAATAGTCACATGCCTGTGTCCTAGCAACACGACTCAAATCTCTCTGGATTAGTTAAAGCATGCATTTTGAGAATGTGGTACTCCAATAATACATCAAAAATACCAGGTCTTGAGCTGTTAATGCTTTGTGTGGGGTGTTTGTGGAAGAAACAACACTGAATTAGAATATATCCCAATCCTGCAGCAGCTTCTTCCAAAAGGCTTCCAAAACAGCTTAGACATTTCCATTAAGGTTGGTTAATTTTGTAGCTTTCCAGCTACACTAGTTAATTTTGAGGTAGCACTGGTTATTTCTGGAATTCCACCATGCTCAGGGCTAAATAAACCAGAAGACGTGGGGTCTTGGCCAAAGAAGTGGTGCTCTGACGTTGCTTCTGTGAATGGCTGGTAAATTGCCATTAGGGACCCTGAGGGGCTGGGTGAACCCAAAAAGAAGGGTGGCCTGCTTGTGTGGTCATCTGGAGGCTGAACCGAAGTCAGCTGCGAACAGACAGATTTTACTAAGTAcagctcttttaaaaagatagtTTGGAGACTGTTGCTTTTGGACAGGGCTCTTCATGGGAAAGCTAGTCATTAGCCAGTACACGAAAGCCTCTAATATCTTTCTCTTATGTTTTCCAGCTGACAGACTAGCTTGTGTGCCAGGGGTTAGCAGCCTTCATGAGGTGCATGTTTGGGAGCTTGCAGGTGGAAAGAACATTGCTACTCTTCATATCAAGTGCCAAACTCCTACTGATTACCAAGATGCTGCTTATAAAATACGGAAGGTTTTCCACGAAGCAGGGATCCATTCTGTGACCATTCAGCCTGAGTACATTGACCACAAGACCTCCCACCTACTGTGCAGCTCACCCTGCATCTCAAAAGCTTGTGActctcagctgtgctgcagtcaGCGGGAGCCCCCCCTGGCTAAAACTAACGGCTATACTGAGAAAAATGATAGTTGCTTTTCTGCACTGCATAAAGACAATGGTTCAAGTAAAAATGACACCGAAATCCCTATCGAGTACCCACTGGCAGAGGATAGCATTAAAAGCGTGAAAAATTGTGGAGTGTCTGATGAAAAATCACAGTTGAGCAGTACACGACTTTAGGCAATTCCCTCTACTCTGTGTAATGTTTTCATAGAACAAATGTATCCTGGCTGGGAAGGGGGTCGTTGGTGGTTGTAGCTGAAGTTGGTGTGGCAAAAAGGTTTTTGTGCTTTAGCTGTGAACCAAAACACACCTAAAAACCCCTTGTATCTGAAATAAGGATTAATATTTCCACAAAGGGTGTTGCACTCATCTAAGATTATTCTCATACAGCCTAACCCAGTTCCTTACCAAACGACGTGTGAATTTCTGTCGCTAGAGTGGGTGGGGTATTGCCGTCTGCACTGATGCTTGCAGTTAATGGCCAGTGGCACTGGGAATGAAACTCCAGCCCTTTTTGCTGAAGTGAGCTGTTTCTTGAAAGCCCTGTGGCCAGTTCATGATTGTACTGGGCTGAAGTACTGTATATTTATAAAGGACTTCAGTAGAGATGCTTTACTGATCCTTAAAACCCATTTTTGCATAGACAGTTCATTTTTAACAGTAATGCTTGTACTTCTGGCCGGTGGGGTTTGTGAATGAAATTAAGAGTGTCTATGGGAGAGGGGAAGCACTCAGGAATTTTGACTTGCATTGTTTTATTGATTGACTCCTGTATTTAGGGACAAAGCAGAAGCTGGTCTTGCTTCTCTACTAGTAATACTGGAGTCTTAGCCTAATCACAGATAAGTATGCTAAAGAGTAGACTTCTTGTCATGAAAGCAAAGATATGCTAACATTGTCTGTACTGATTGTAGCAAATGGAAATGCAGGCAGTCATCCAGTTAACTTTTATCTTGTTCACTGTTGTGATTGTACaactcagtcttttttttttttttcccccctcttgaCAGCAGAAATTATAATAGCCACAATCTGAATTCATCATTGTGTGGGTTGATTGCAGTGTCTTTAACACTGAGTGCCATTATTCATGCTGAATAAATAAGCTAACATGTTTATTATGAACAATTAACATTCTGCAGTTCTATTATTAAGACAAAATATAATAGTGCATTAATTAGGAAAGTTCCTTTAAAGTTTTATATACAGTATTATCTCTTAGAGggagcttaaaagaaaaaattacaggGATTTTTTCCTTGTTTAGTCTTGATTATTTCTTGctgatatattttaaagctctaagccctgccctctgccctgcccctcctccccatgCCCAACGGTGTATTTCAAAGTATATTTAGTGTAGCAGTTCCTTTatctctttgctgctttttcattttgaaggcATGTGAGGGTGCTTTAAGGAAAACAAGATTATGTGCCCTGTCACCAGTGCTGGATTTAGGTCAGGTCTGTTCCCCAGGTGTTTGGGAGAGGAAACCCACTATCTAATCCACACTGAGTGTAGTGCTTAGCCTCACTGGCTAAACGGACCAGATCCAGATGCTTTCAAATATGTCTTGCTGTCAAAAGCAGCCTTTCAATGGTCTGTGGGGCCTGGGCAggctattttattaatttgtttatgGGGACACCTCTATAAAATAGCGGTGCCTTTACCTCAGTGACACCttaacagaaagggaaaattgatttcctgcctgggctgggaaAATACCAGGACCTCTTTGTAAGGCTGGCTAGAAAGCAGCCACCTCCTTATTAATAAGGATGATTACGTTAAGTCAATGAATATTAAAACACACAGCAGGCTATTTTGCTGCTTGGAAAATGCAATTTGCTGAAGGAGTGATTGCAGTCTAAATAGCACATATCTAGATTTGTAGTTACCCCTCTTGAACAGATTATTGGGTGaattaatatatatacattaattttataGCCTTCCATCATAGGGTTGTATTATATAAATTAAACTATGTGTTAGTATAATTAAAAGCTTGATTTTATGGTCTGTTTGAttctggtggcagcagcagaggtgaaagCAGCAAGATCTTGCTTGGCAGTTATTGCATGAATTAATGTAaatcaggaaacattttaagAATTGCTCTGTCTTTTAAAAGCGTGTGGCATATAGTAAGACAgctcttttgggtttttttttccttattttcatcCGTGATGATGTTTAAATGTCAGGGTTTAGATGtaaataacaaatatatttatagttTTTTTTGAGAACTGGAATAGAAATCTCccaaaataacaacaaagtCTATGGGAGAACTTGCTTCCCAGATACCCTCTAAAACAAGCACCCTTTCATAATTATGGATTTGTGTCTTACATCAGGTAgtctttttatatatacattttattaaatcGTTGAAAGATGCAATGCCAGTATTGTTTACTCTGAAATTAGAGAAAACAAGTATGTGTAATGTTGAGGCATTTGACAAAATGGACCatctttttctttatccttCCAGTGTTTGTTAAAACTGTGATTAtctattttttaagttttcaaaagTGTTGTAACCTGAAAATACAATGAAGTAACcttcttaaacatttttcttgtctGGTTGTATGTACTGTAATTGTTGGCTGTGAATAAATAGGAAAGTACCAGGGGTTATAGAAATCTTCAGGTCTAGAAAACAAGCagatttaaaaattgctttattaCTTAAGCAAGCAAAACCAACAGAGCTACATTATTTATGAGGtgaatgttattttttctgtgtaggGACTTTCAGGGTATCCAAATAATGTTTCTGACCCAGTATCCTTGTTTTTATTTGagttctggaagaaaatacttttatgcTCTGTTTTAAGTGTGTCACGAC
This Phalacrocorax aristotelis chromosome 3, bGulAri2.1, whole genome shotgun sequence DNA region includes the following protein-coding sequences:
- the SLC30A10 gene encoding calcium/manganese antiporter SLC30A10; this encodes MGRYSGKTCRLVFMLVLTVGFFVAELVSGYLGNSIALVSDSFNMLSDLISLCVGLSTGRIARRSRRGPRATYGYSRAEVVGALGNAVFLTALCFTIFVEAILRLARPEPIDDAQLVLIVGTLGLAVNLVGLLVFQDWGSCCCRRHRHPPTLPPAATTLRAVPGSASTGEADEAGDSPNDQKSPEEGPEKKKEKKSEALNIRGVLLHVMGDALGSVVVVVAATIFHVLPLGNAPCNWQCYIDPSLTIIMVFIILSSAFPLIKETSIILLQMVPKGLNMQLLTDRLACVPGVSSLHEVHVWELAGGKNIATLHIKCQTPTDYQDAAYKIRKVFHEAGIHSVTIQPEYIDHKTSHLLCSSPCISKACDSQLCCSQREPPLAKTNGYTEKNDSCFSALHKDNGSSKNDTEIPIEYPLAEDSIKSVKNCGVSDEKSQLSSTRL